The proteins below are encoded in one region of Mycobacterium pseudokansasii:
- a CDS encoding nitroreductase family deazaflavin-dependent oxidoreductase: MAVLDAVRVFNKHLLNPAMMLVAGRKYWYASVIEHTGRRTGTRYATPVVAEPVTDGFIIPLPYGTHTDWLRNVLAAGRATIRVHGETYEAVDPQIIDPAAAAGQLAPRQKRAFDRFNVRHYLKMAPAAAPPARK; this comes from the coding sequence ATGGCGGTCCTCGATGCCGTGCGAGTGTTCAACAAGCACCTGCTGAATCCGGCCATGATGCTGGTGGCTGGCCGAAAGTACTGGTATGCCAGCGTCATCGAGCACACCGGGCGCCGCACCGGCACGAGGTACGCCACACCCGTGGTGGCGGAACCAGTAACTGACGGCTTCATCATTCCGCTGCCCTACGGCACACACACCGATTGGCTGCGAAATGTCTTGGCTGCGGGGCGCGCCACCATCCGCGTGCACGGAGAAACATATGAGGCGGTCGACCCGCAGATCATCGACCCAGCGGCTGCGGCCGGGCAACTGGCCCCTCGCCAGAAACGTGCCTTCGACCGGTTCAATGTCAGGCATTATCTGAAAATGGCGCCCGCGGCCGCGCCGCCGGCTCGGAAGTGA
- a CDS encoding DUF2905 domain-containing protein, producing MGRNVGPFLVVAGIIIAVLGVLTWVGGLWWVGRLPGDIRIERGNVRIYIPVVSMLVISIVGSIVLTILLHLFRR from the coding sequence ATGGGCCGCAACGTAGGTCCGTTCCTCGTGGTGGCCGGAATCATCATCGCGGTGCTGGGTGTCCTGACGTGGGTCGGCGGCCTCTGGTGGGTCGGACGGCTTCCTGGTGACATCAGAATCGAGCGTGGAAACGTGCGCATCTACATTCCGGTGGTCTCGATGCTGGTCATCTCGATCGTCGGCAGCATTGTCCTGACAATTCTGCTGCACCTGTTTCGCCGATGA